In Episyrphus balteatus chromosome 4, idEpiBalt1.1, whole genome shotgun sequence, the sequence ttgtaatcatcGTTTTGTGGTAAAGTTTTTTTGACATGTGtcaaattttttcttcttttcttttcatattAATGCAAAGAAGGATTTTTATGATGGATATTAGTTAGAATGTGTGATGACAGTTACAAGAATTATATTTCCtgtcttttgcaaaaaaaaatgacacatGTCAAATAAACTCTCCACAATATGATACCACAAACGCAAATGCTTATTATGACAGTTTGctgtattaatttttaaggaaaaacaaaagaaaaaaaaaactaattaaataatttatttatatatttaaatatttttttatatattgacaaatatttttttaactttattatttttttacttaactttaaattaattttaacttaaaaatggATGACTTTTCTTTTTCGAAATTAACATATAATACTCtttcgaacttttttttaagaaacttaagcaaaaaaaattcttttttttatacaaactacaaTACAAAACAATGTGTACAATgcaagaaaaactaattaaaaataaaaaataaatataaatttattgtaactatttaaatatgtatatgtaattAAATAATGTAAATGCATATCTAAATGATtggccaaaaacaaaaattaaaaacaagaaaaatgcaaaataaaaacaaaacaaaaccactCCTGTGTTGAAGGCAATTTGACGTTAAACATCATAAATTTAGATAAGAAggaccaaataaataaaaaaaactaaaatttaaaattaaaacacttctaactttaaattttatttgctgTACAACTTTTGTCTAAAACACAGGGATGAAACAAACATAAGTATTAAAAACTTTGAaacattaaaatacaaaaaaataaaatacaaaattttcctaGACTATtggtatacatacataaattgtGCCAACTTAATGCAGGAAAATTCTTAATtatacattaaaaaatataaaatgttaaaaaatatagaaaaaaataaatacaaaaaaaaaacaaaaatgttgtgaATAAGAAGTTTATATATATGAATAGATATTTAATGTACATTATTatggtagaaaattttatttcattacaaaaaaaaaaaacaaaaaagaaaatacaaaactaaattatataaaattcattcttgtaatattgctttttttctaattcttctTCTTATAAGACAATAatgttaatacttttttttttaaacgaaaacaaattttcttaacattttttttttttcatttatattttaatttaaatacagttttttttattatttaatttattttttgttactgTAACGAAATGATgatgaaaaatacaaaacttaaataattacaTCTCTtgctacataaaaaaaaagaaaacaaatctgaaatagttaattaataattttgtgtttaaataaAAGACTGATTTCCAATTTaccaatataaaaaatgttttgtttttattttgattgtgaAAGAAATGCATCGTTGGCAATTTACAGTGACTTTTCAAAAGAATATTCTCCGGAGAGATAAAAACTGTGCGAAAATTGTTTGGCTTTTCATCTCTCCAAATGTCGTGTGGCATAGAAAAAGTATTTCTCAGACAGAAGAAATTTAAGTAGAAGCAACCCTACTTTAATTCTGTTTCTGAATGTCTTGGTCTTAAATAACTATGCATTTAAATTAAAGGGAACCCCTctgtttgtcaaaaaattcaTGGAATAAAAGGGTTTGTTTGGACATTTATTAGGGAAAATTATCtaagtttgataaaaaatggGTCATTAGTTATTTTGCTTTCATTGAGTAGGTAAGCAAAAGAATCGGaggtacaaaataaatttatggaTACAATTTATTCTCTAACTGTGATAAAGTTCTTGACTATAAGGATACTTATAAGGATACTTCAATTGGAAAAACAATGAAGTATAAATGAGGTAGAGAGTCAATACATTTTTTGGGATACGGAACGGATTTACCTAATTGTTGTATAAAGTAGAACTAAAAGGTATAAACTTTATAATACTAATACCACAACTATAGCTAATACTTTCTATCATCTTTATATATTAACAAACACACATGCACTGCAATCATTCATCAACATTGTATTAATAGttattaagtttattttaagTCAGTCTTATACTTGAAGTCTTTTAATAAAGTTctcttttatatttaagttaaaatacttaaaagtcTTTTATTTGAAACACATAACATGGTGTCAGGTGTGTGTCActaagtcttaaaaaaaaaaaaaaaaaaaaaaaaaaaaaaaaaagtataaacgcAATTCATGCCGCCCAAAATTGAAGAAGTGCCCCCAGCAATGACAACTGTGTCATCAGCAATGACACCTGTATCATCGGTGTCACAACTAAACCTAAAAAGCACAAATTTGCCAGCCGCATGGAAGCACTGGCTCAGTCTATTTAAAATCTATTTACGTGCTTCTAGTCTCGAGGAGCAAACAGATAGCAGAAAAGTAGCATTGTTGCTTCATTACATGGGTCCTGATTCACTGGATATATTCAATTCTTTCAATGAAGATCTGGATAAAATCACATACGATGCCCTTGTGAAAAAACTGGATGCTTACTTTCTTCCAAAGGTGAACATTGTAATGGAAAgatattcatttttttccagGCGGCAAGGTCCAGACGAATCCATAGATGAATTTGTCACTTCGCTAAAAAACTTAAGTCTGACATGCGACTTTGGAAGCATACGTGAGGACTTGGTACGCGACATATTCATTTGTGGACTTCACAACAAGTTTTCTCATCTAAAAGAAAAACTTCTCAATGAAGAAAAAATCAGTTTGGAAAAAGCAGTCCTAATATCCAGAAGCATGGAGCTCAACAAAGAGCACGTCCAACAATTGCAAGCCCAGCAAACAAGCAGTTTCATCGGTGCTTTGCATAGGCAAAACAACAACTCGTCATCAGAAACACATCGTCATCCTCATCATCGTCAATTTTCGAAGCCAGCTCGTCAGCCATACAAAACCAATACGTCATCGTCGTCATCACCACAGTCTCATATAAAATCGTCTTCAAATCGTCAAAACTATTCCCGCTACTCACGCCACAGCCAACAACAAACCGTTCCAAAAAACTATCATCAGCAGAGTTCACAGTACACTTCATCGAACGGTAagaatttgtgtaaaaattgtGGACAGGTTCACAAATACACATGTCCAGCTATCGGTGTAACTTGCTATAGGTGTAGAGGTAAagatcatttttcgaaaatgtgccCAAGAAATATTCAAGTCCGCAACATCGAATTTATGCCTGATGTGTCTGATACAGAATCAGTCTTGTCATCATTGTTTATTGGCGTGCTACAACAGCAGAACGAGAACCAGCAACGTCATCATAATTCTCATCATCAGATCCAGAATCAACCACGTTATCAACATGACGAAGATGAGCCCCAGTGGCATGTGTCTTTGCAGATAAACAACTGCAACATTTCCTGTCAACTTGACACAGGAGCTCAAGGTAATGTCATGTCTGCCAATCAACTACAAACACTTGGATTATCTagtaattatattaaatcaagtaatcaaaatttaataacgTTTAGTggtgaaaaaatttattcattagGATATTGCATGCTAGATTGTACTTATAAAAATATAgtttataaaatcaaatttattattgTAGAAATTGATTGCAAGTGTCTTATAGGTCTTAAAACGTGTcttgaaatgaaattaattaagaaaaatgatgAATTTAATCTAAATGTCAATGCAATGTGttctaaaaatgaaaatgatatTCACAATTTGcccaattttataaaagattttaaagatgtttttgagGGTTTAGGTTGTTTAAAAGAAAAGTGccattttaaagttaaatgtgATGTCACTCCGGTAGTTGACTGCCCTCGTAAAATTCCTTTCGCGTTAAAGTCGGATTTTAAAAAAGAGCTCGAAAGATTAGAACGATTAAATGTAATAAAAGAAGTCAAAGAGCCTACTCCGTGGGTTAACTCTATTGTCTTGGTTAAAAAACCCAATGGGAATTTACGTTTGTGTCTTGATCCGCGTAATTTAAACAAGGCGATTCTTCGCCCACATTTTCAATTTCCAAACGTGGAAGATTTTAAAGCTCATTTGAGtggttcaaaatatttttccgtTTTAGATGCAAACTCGGGCTTTTGGATGATTCAGCTAGATGAAGAATCTTCAATGTTGTGCACTTTTCATACGCCTTTCGGTCGTCGTCGTTTTTTGCGCCTACCTTTTGGTATAAATGCAGCGCCGGAAATTTTTCATTGTGAAATGGTCAAACAGTTCAGTGATATTCCAAACCTAGAAATTTATATAGATGATTTTTTGATTCATGCAACGACCAAAGAACAGCATGAcaaaatattaaagttagttTTACTTAGAGCCAGGGATATAGGTTTAAAATTTAATCCTACAAAGTCGAAATTTTGTCAAACTGAAGTAACTTTTATCGGTCATTTATTTAGTCATGATGGTGTTCGTCCCGATCCATCCAAAGTTGAAGCGATTTGTGCTATACCCAGGCCAAAGTCCAAGACGGAGTTACAACGTTTCCTGGGTATGGTGAATTATTTAGGTACATTCGTAAAGGGCATGTCTACTCAAAATGTAAATTTGCGTAATCTGTTAAAGAAAGATGTAGAATGGCATTGGTCCGATGACCATGAAAAAGAGTTTCAAAAACTGAAAGAGTTGATTTCCAACACACCAGTCCTAACTTATTTCGATGTCAATAAACCATTGACACTTTCAGTTGACGCGTCACAGAGTGCAGTTGGAGCTGTAATTTCTCATGATGGAAATCCTATCGCGTACGCCTCAGCTACACTAACATCGTCTCAACAAAACTACGCTCAAATCGAGAAAGAGCTTTTCGCGATTTTATTTGGATGTACAAAGTTCCACGCTTTTGTTTTTGGCAAAACAGTGTTAGTTGAGACGGACCATAAGCCCTTGGTTCCTCTTTTCGAAAAGGCATTATATAAAGTCCCAGCACGGTTACAGCGATTTATGCTAAGACTCTTAGCATAtgatttaaaagttatttttaaacccGGAAAGTACATGTATGTCGCCGACACATTGTCTCGTGCTGCAATGCCAAACGCAACTCTAACGGAATTTGACAAAGACATTAGTCTTCATTGCAATTTAGTTCTTTCTTCTCGTCCATTATcaatgtcaaagtcaaaatatgaagaaattcaaaaagaaaCGAAAGAGGATAATGTAATGTCAAAAGTCATTGAATTTCATTTAGCCGGATGGCCAAACAACAAatctaaaattaatgaattgttAATGCCATATTACAATATTCGAAATGAATTCGAAGTAATAGATTCGCTATTGTACAAGGCAAATCGCCTAGTGATTCCTTTAAAAATGCGCCATAATATTTTAATGCTTTTGCATGAAGGACACATGGGTATAGAAAGATGTAGGAATCTAGCCAAACAATCAATTTACTGGCCAAATATTGACCAAGACATTTTAAACGTCATAAAAAATTGTGACGTATGTATTCGCCACCGCTCGAAAAACCAAAAAGAACCAATTCAATTTCATAATGTTGTATCTATTCCATGGTTCAAAATCGGTATGGATTTATTTGAATTcaataaatgtatgtatttattggTCGtcgattttttctcaaaatatatTGAGATTGcacaattaaataaaagttattcaagtAATGTCGTCATAACTCATCTCAAGTCTATTTTCGCCCGTCATGGAATTCCAACCATTATGTTGAGTGACAATGGACCCCCTTTCAACTCTGaggagtttaaaaatttttctgaaaaatgggGAATTGACCATGTTACCTCAAGTCCATATTTTCCTAGGTCCAATGGATTGGCTGAAAGATCTGTTCAGactattaaaaaaatgcttaaaaaatgtcacgaaacaCATTCAGATCCATATGTTGCTCTTTTGCACTATAGGACAACTCGTAAGGGAAACATTAACTCGCCTTCCGAACTTTTAATGTCTAggcaattaaaaacaaaacttcccgttttaaatgaaaatttaaagccTGTGAATGTTGACCTTGATGAGCATAATAGGAAAATTAAACTCCAGCAAAATAAGACCCGTAATTACTATGACAAAAATGCTAAGACCTTACCAACATTGACCGATggtcaaaatattttctataagaAAACTCCAATTTCTAATTGGGAACCAGGTATAGTTTTGCAGAAATGCCAAGAGCCTCGATCTTACATAATTAGTTCAAATGATGGTTCAGAATATCGTCGTAATAGGGAGCATCTCCTAGAGGGATCCTCAATTGACGCTGAAAAAATTACATCTGAAAATAGTGACcaaattcaaaatgaaaaaattcaacaaGAATCATTGTCCGTTGAAGGAAAAAGTAATGAAGATGTACCTCATTCTAGTGATTCGAATAGCCTCACTCCAACGCCTGATTATGTAACTCGCTTCGGAAGAACAGTAGCGCCACCGAGTCGATTCgcgtttgattaaaataattttcgtaACATATAATGGCATTTTTCTAATCGTAGCATtattgaattattaaaatttaaaattgaaaatttgaattgtttaattttataattaagttATTGAATTGCTAAAtgcatttaaatatatttcaaatatctttcaaatatatttcataaaaaaaaaaaaaaaaaaaaaaaaaaaaaaaaaaaaaaaaaaaaaaaaaataattatataaaggGAGATGTTGTATAAAGTAGAACTAAAAGGTATAAACTTTATAATACTAATACCACAACTATAGCTAATACTTTCTATCATCTTTATATATTAACAAACACACATGCACTGCAATCATTCATCAACATTGTATTAATAGTTAAGTTTATTTTAAGTCAGTCTTATACTTGAAGTCTTTTAATAAAGTTctcttttatatttaagttaaaatacttaaaagtcTTTTATTTGAAACACATAAcactaataaattatttaataatactACACAAACAAAGAGTAATGTCCTTCGTACACCTAGCGTTCAACGCATTCAAcgcaaatttaacaaatttataatttaaaaaaaaaacgacgccACTATACgtatactttttaattaattcgttTAGCAGCGATCTCCAACTTTCTAAAACTCGTTGTTTGAATATAATTGAAAGCACCATCAATTAgaatttaaggttttaaatttGCGTTGAATGCGTTGAGCGCATGAGGTGTACGACGGgcataagaaaaaatttcatcagagaaaaaaatatgaaagtgGACAAAGGGGATCTGCTTTTACAGACAAGTTCTAACAGTCAGTGCTtccattttgaaatttaaaaaaacatgaaaaaaaacatgatttcagttcaaaaacatgatttataaaaaaaagcaaaatttgaaagaaaatgaacAACCACATCGTGACTAGggggaataaaacaaattatttcgagttcattttagaaaatagtaTAAAGTATCAGAGGTATAACTACACAgggtactttttgcaaaaattcttaaagtgaaaattaccaaactcattttatgatggAGAATTCTTAGATCTTGGCTTCAAaacgtttatagtttttttttcgggaaaaattgccctttaaaggaaaaaataaattatttgcttttgtaatttacccacttttttttcaaaaggtggccattgtaattataacttaaattacaaaaatggcgggaataaaacttgaaaacataaatcagtttatAATTTGTACTCATTCAAGGTAATTTTAATATACACATACTTCATGTAAGTATTGAATGACTTATTGGGCCCTATCGTGAATCTCGAggggaattttgtttccctcagaatatttttttccctcggAATTTTTTGTGCGATCCTAAATCTTCCTCGGAATTTATTTCCAGGGAGCAAAAAATCGTAAGAAATGATGTCTAAATTCCCCTGGAAAATTGATTGCCGATACCCATAAAATCCGAGGGAAACTTTTTATGATCATTTTCGCTCCCATATTTAAAACATGGGAAACATTTGGagggaaatttttattcatgataacccccattaaaaataacagttcaTCTAGTAAAAAAGATTGTTGGTTTACAAAaagattataaagatttttctcttggattaaaaaaaaacatgattttgggcacgaaaacattaaaacatgattttagttcaaaaaacatgaaaatcatgctaAAGCATGATTTCTGGCAGCCCTGCTTTTAGTAGAACTGCCTTACAGATATTTGAGTTCGGTGGGTAAACTCAGATTTTGGTCGTCTGATTATATTTAATTCCCACAACTGAAAAAAGGACTTTGAGGAAAAAATTTACCTGCGATGAACAGGTAAAGTCGGGTTTCTTcctattttcaacaaaattttgaacattttttatttactttttttccaatagtgtagaataaaaataaaaacatgctAAATTTCATTCTTTAAAAAGCTCTTTGGGTATAGATTCTCATCTTATCTTCAGTTTGGACCATATTTTCTTATAGATTGGATGCTGGGGGCATAAGTTTTTCTGGACATAGGTTGTCCTAAGGAACTCTGACGGACTTATATTCATATTGGGTGGATTGATTGGAATGATAAATTTCTACCAGTAAAAAAGCCTGTCCGTGAAATAAGCTTCTATAGGTAGACATTTTGAAGTATGAGTGTACCAGTAAAACCAAAACTGACAAACAAAACTCGAAAACTTGCAATAGGTTTCAGTTTTAGATaagtagcaaaacaaacttcaatTCCCGTTTTTAAGATCTATGAATTAATTATGCATATATGTATGCTTTAAACAAGAGAACCACCCAatactgaaatttaaaaaatccccGACTATACCGAAAAGGTACGCACGCACAAAAGTATCAATCCATTAATAAACTTTAAGCACAAGGGAAATCACCCATAGAACAAAGAACATACTCTAGCAAAACCCCCAAAAGAGATAAGCCAATaataaagatgaaaaaaaatttcttatcaatCTACCACTGAATTCCAGACAGATTTATACTTTCTATAAAAGGCAAAACAGTGTCTAAGTCAGTATTCAGTCTCACATTTTCAATCTTAATAGAAGCaaatcttatcataaaaaaaaaaaacacaatgtctTTCAAAACCTTAATCTTCTTCGGTCTTTTGGCTGTAACTCTAGGATTTACTCTTCCTGAAGAAAATACTGCCAGCCTTATTGATTCAGAATGGGTAAGTGTTTTAAATCTAATTGATTGATAAAACTAATTCattaaaacgaaaactttaactGAAATTTTAATCTTGAAGGTCTATGGAGATGTAGTTCCAGTGGCTGATGATCTTGTTCTTGTGAGAAAAGCTCGATCACCTCAGGGATCCGTGACTGGTACCTTCGAACACAGTCGTCGAGATGGCTCAAGTGCAAATGTTGACTACAATCATCAAGTgaccaaaaatttggaattgtaCGGAGGAGCTGGAAGGAATTTCCGATACAACGACAACAATGCTCATGCTGGCTTGAGATATCGATTTTAATTTGAAGCTAGTTTTGGCATAAAAGAGAATTTAACTCTggcaaacttaaaaaaaaagaacttaatttttaaaaataagaaaaataaaaaaagtaatttattgtaaaaaagttgtttgaatttatatatttttgaaccTTAAGCCATAGAAAAACTTCAAGCTTCGTCATTTTCAACCcattttagttttgtttgtttccTTGTAATTCATTCATTTCCCATGAGATTTCACCGACTATTCGGGTCGTACTAAAGCTCATTTATACTCTTAAATTTATGATATTCAACATTCTCGAGTGCATCGATTTGCTTTCGAGTGTATTTTTAGCTTTCGAACGACACAAGAAGAAAACGAGAAATAAATTTCACTTGAGCCATTctaattttaatcattttggGATTTCTGTTTGTCGTTTGTTTAACTCATTGATTTAAGATATCTCACAGCAGTTTCGCTCATCCCATTGTCGTTGAAACAttatttttccaacaaaattgcTCGTcggggtttttttttcttacggtTACGcaaaaatttggttaatttaattttcttttctgacaatttgtttttgaaattatgacaAATGCAACACATTGTCCAATTTGCCGAACACCGGCAACACTTAAATGTGCCGGTTGTAAAAGTGTAGTTTATTGTGGCAAAGAACATCAGAAAATTCATTGGAAAAAAGGTCACAAGGCCGAATGTAAATGCTATGAGGTGCGGTGGTTTttactataattttttaatatcaaaaattatacataagtgtcaaattttatttaaggatTTTATCTAAAATGTCAAGTTCTTTGTCATTATTCAATATATATTCAAGTCGATCAACAAAATGGCGCTGAttcatttttaaagttcaataaaattctTTCTTCGAAGGAATTTACTTCAAGTTTATGTGCATCACAGTGCATTGTTTTTAGTGCAAATTTATTTTCGGTCAAAAATGTGCTTGGCTATTTTTATGCAATGGCACGTGCTGCTAAGTTTAAGGTGATTGCCCTTAAGCTGCTTAAAATAGAAAAGAGAGAAAggaattttcattttgttttgagCGTAAGAATTGTGTGACTTTTTCGCTTGTTTACATTTGGATTGTTTTTGCCGATTAcgatattgttttgttttgaaaagtgAGGAAATGAATTGGCACGTTGGTAAAATTTGTTCACATTTTTATTAGGTACAtggatacaaaaaatacaaatatggtTTTATAAGACTTTTCTGGCGGggttttaatttctcttattaatttttctgataAACTGccccgtttcgaagttattcaactttaaaataggtataaaatgtaattttttcttcatttttttcaattttttgacgaaactattatgtttttcaaaaaatttggcaaacttttcgaatatttgcattctatgttgtgttttagTTTCACTGattcttttatataactctcaaacccctaatactatcatattagatttcttcaataaattcgaattacaGTAAAAACTGTTTAATTGGACCACCCTTGGGACCGAAGAAAAGTGGTCCGATTAGGAGGTGGTCCACTTATAGAGGTTCCTTTTTAATCGGACCGAtccatttagaaaaaattttctctcATTCATACCTCTAACCCACGTAAAAATGACAACAAATATAGGTACCAACAAATTTCAAAAGGCTTTTAACTTTAACATtctttttcaaatcaatttcgcaaaacaatcaacttcaaaaactctattgcactgtcaaattgtttcctttgctaagaaacgaaaaataaaattaaacattttgagGAATCCCCGCATATAACAAATGTAACTTTGCAAAATtggccaagaaaaaaaaatgggatacatatgtacattagagtgaccgcaactcccatagaaaaaaatttttgtcgaattttttccgggggaaccccataaaatgttccgcctttgcagatttttagatagccaaaatttcagctcgattggataagtctaaatggtgccgacactcgctcaaagtatcaaaaatctctgttttttcactgtttttcgaagaaaattagctctagctcccaaacagatggggttattttcactttttatatattaaatctTATTCTTATAAAGGTAGTgttattacacataattcagattcaaaatttgtttagttttacaaaaaaaaaaaaatattgtcatcaatttaaattttcagtacttacctcaaaaagagctgaagtgcaaactcgatttaaaataaaactgtctatgttatagattgatgttacctatctaattgaaa encodes:
- the LOC129919422 gene encoding uncharacterized protein K02A2.6-like codes for the protein MPPKIEEVPPAMTTVSSAMTPVSSVSQLNLKSTNLPAAWKHWLSLFKIYLRASSLEEQTDSRKVALLLHYMGPDSLDIFNSFNEDLDKITYDALVKKLDAYFLPKVNIVMERYSFFSRRQGPDESIDEFVTSLKNLSLTCDFGSIREDLVRDIFICGLHNKFSHLKEKLLNEEKISLEKAVLISRSMELNKEHVQQLQAQQTSSFIGALHRQNNNSSSETHRHPHHRQFSKPARQPYKTNTSSSSSPQSHIKSSSNRQNYSRYSRHSQQQTVPKNYHQQSSQYTSSNGKNLCKNCGQVHKYTCPAIGVTCYRCRGKDHFSKMCPRNIQVRNIEFMPDVSDTESVLSSLFIGVLQQQNENQQRHHNSHHQIQNQPRYQHDEDEPQWHVSLQINNCNISCQLDTGAQGNVMSANQLQTLGLSSNYIKSSNQNLITFSGEKIYSLGYCMLDCTYKNIVYKIKFIIVEIDCKCLIGLKTCLEMKLIKKNDEFNLNVNAMCSKNENDIHNLPNFIKDFKDVFEGLGCLKEKCHFKVKCDVTPVVDCPRKIPFALKSDFKKELERLERLNVIKEVKEPTPWVNSIVLVKKPNGNLRLCLDPRNLNKAILRPHFQFPNVEDFKAHLSGSKYFSVLDANSGFWMIQLDEESSMLCTFHTPFGRRRFLRLPFGINAAPEIFHCEMVKQFSDIPNLEIYIDDFLIHATTKEQHDKILKLVLLRARDIGLKFNPTKSKFCQTEVTFIGHLFSHDGVRPDPSKVEAICAIPRPKSKTELQRFLGMVNYLGTFVKGMSTQNVNLRNLLKKDVEWHWSDDHEKEFQKLKELISNTPVLTYFDVNKPLTLSVDASQSAVGAVISHDGNPIAYASATLTSSQQNYAQIEKELFAILFGCTKFHAFVFGKTVLVETDHKPLVPLFEKALYKVPARLQRFMLRLLAYDLKVIFKPGKYMYVADTLSRAAMPNATLTEFDKDISLHCNLVLSSRPLSMSKSKYEEIQKETKEDNVMSKVIEFHLAGWPNNKSKINELLMPYYNIRNEFEVIDSLLYKANRLVIPLKMRHNILMLLHEGHMGIERCRNLAKQSIYWPNIDQDILNVIKNCDVCIRHRSKNQKEPIQFHNVVSIPWFKIGMDLFEFNKCMYLLVVDFFSKYIEIAQLNKSYSSNVVITHLKSIFARHGIPTIMLSDNGPPFNSEEFKNFSEKWGIDHVTSSPYFPRSNGLAERSVQTIKKMLKKCHETHSDPYVALLHYRTTRKGNINSPSELLMSRQLKTKLPVLNENLKPVNVDLDEHNRKIKLQQNKTRNYYDKNAKTLPTLTDGQNIFYKKTPISNWEPGIVLQKCQEPRSYIISSNDGSEYRRNREHLLEGSSIDAEKITSENSDQIQNEKIQQESLSVEGKSNEDVPHSSDSNSLTPTPDYVTRFGRTVAPPSRFAFD
- the LOC129918374 gene encoding uncharacterized protein LOC129918374, producing MSFKTLIFFGLLAVTLGFTLPEENTASLIDSEWVYGDVVPVADDLVLVRKARSPQGSVTGTFEHSRRDGSSANVDYNHQVTKNLELYGGAGRNFRYNDNNAHAGLRYRF